The following proteins come from a genomic window of Sphingobium cloacae:
- a CDS encoding phosphatidate cytidylyltransferase, with protein sequence MTGELRTRAVVGLILIAVAVGALWFGGFPFWLLLVVAGVLMQGEWGQLVGVPDQQRKMAMYAVSFPLAILCPLAAGVSWLAFAFVAGAFFFVLLTARSLALALGVLYVSVPVMALLLLRGQQPDALGLLLAFWALSLVWATDIGAYFAGRAIGGPKLAPRVSPSKTWAGLAGGVLAALVVGFLLHRFAGLPIQLAAASGLLAVAAQLGDLLESWMKRRAGVKDSSNLLPGHGGVMDRLDGVVAAAPLAAALFLMIGAA encoded by the coding sequence ATGACGGGCGAATTGCGGACCCGGGCGGTCGTGGGCCTGATCCTGATCGCCGTGGCGGTGGGCGCGCTGTGGTTCGGCGGTTTCCCCTTCTGGCTCCTGCTGGTGGTGGCGGGCGTGCTGATGCAGGGTGAATGGGGGCAGCTGGTCGGCGTACCCGACCAGCAGCGCAAGATGGCGATGTATGCCGTCTCCTTCCCGCTGGCGATCCTGTGTCCGCTGGCGGCGGGGGTTTCCTGGCTTGCCTTCGCCTTTGTCGCGGGCGCGTTCTTCTTCGTCTTGCTGACGGCGCGCTCGCTCGCGCTGGCCCTGGGCGTGCTTTATGTCAGCGTGCCGGTCATGGCCCTCCTTCTGCTGCGCGGACAACAGCCCGACGCGCTGGGCCTGCTGCTTGCCTTCTGGGCGCTTTCGCTGGTCTGGGCGACGGATATCGGCGCCTATTTCGCCGGGCGCGCGATCGGCGGGCCCAAGCTCGCCCCGCGCGTCAGCCCATCGAAGACATGGGCGGGCCTTGCGGGCGGCGTGCTGGCGGCGCTGGTGGTCGGGTTCCTCCTGCATCGTTTCGCGGGCCTGCCGATCCAGCTGGCGGCGGCGAGCGGCCTGCTGGCGGTGGCGGCGCAACTGGGCGACCTGCTCGAAAGCTGGATGAAGCGGCGGGCGGGCGTCAAGGACAGCAGCAACCTGTTGCCCGGCCATGGCGGCGTCATGGACCGGCTGGACGGCGTGGTCGCCGCCGCGCCGCTGGCCGCCGCGCTGTTCCTGATGATCGGCGCGGCCTGA
- a CDS encoding 1-deoxy-D-xylulose-5-phosphate reductoisomerase, whose product MRKVSIFGATGSVGMSTLDLIRREPDAYEVVALTAHSDVEGLARLARECGAAMAVIGREELYEPLRQALAGSPVRTMAGEEALVEAAQAGADWSMAAIVGCAGLRPTMAALRAGGTVALANKESLVSAGLLMMDAARASGATLLPVDSEHNAIFQCLAGSGLDEVARITLTASGGPFRTFTRDRMRAITPAQAVAHPNWSMGAKISVDSATMMNKGLELIEAAHLFPIGTDRIEILVHPQSVIHSMVEFRDRSTLAQLGSPDMRIPIAHALAWPRRIATPCQPLDLARIGRLDFEAPDEDRFPALRLARQAVRADGAVPAILNAANEVAVAAFLEGAIGFLDIAAIVEDVVNRYSVAVPRGIDDVLAADAEARAVARQVMERLTV is encoded by the coding sequence ATGCGGAAGGTGTCGATTTTCGGCGCGACCGGATCGGTCGGCATGTCGACGCTGGACCTGATCCGTCGCGAGCCGGACGCTTATGAAGTCGTGGCCCTGACCGCGCATAGCGATGTGGAGGGGCTGGCGCGCCTCGCCAGGGAATGCGGCGCGGCCATGGCCGTGATCGGGCGGGAGGAACTTTACGAGCCGCTGCGGCAGGCGCTGGCGGGCTCCCCTGTACGGACGATGGCGGGCGAAGAGGCGCTGGTCGAAGCCGCGCAGGCGGGCGCGGACTGGAGCATGGCGGCGATCGTCGGCTGCGCGGGGCTGCGCCCGACGATGGCGGCGCTGCGGGCGGGCGGCACGGTGGCGCTGGCGAACAAGGAGTCGCTGGTGTCGGCGGGCCTGTTGATGATGGACGCGGCCAGGGCATCCGGCGCGACGCTGCTGCCGGTGGACAGCGAGCATAATGCGATCTTCCAGTGCCTTGCGGGCAGCGGCCTCGATGAAGTCGCGCGCATCACGCTGACGGCCAGCGGCGGTCCCTTCCGTACCTTCACCCGCGACCGGATGCGCGCCATCACGCCGGCGCAGGCCGTGGCGCATCCCAACTGGTCGATGGGCGCGAAGATCAGCGTCGACAGCGCGACGATGATGAACAAGGGCCTGGAACTGATCGAGGCGGCGCATCTCTTCCCCATCGGCACCGACCGGATAGAGATCCTCGTCCACCCCCAGTCGGTCATTCATTCGATGGTCGAGTTTCGCGACCGTTCCACGCTGGCGCAGCTGGGATCGCCGGACATGCGGATTCCCATCGCCCATGCGCTGGCCTGGCCCCGGCGGATCGCCACGCCGTGCCAGCCGCTCGATCTGGCGCGCATCGGCCGGCTCGATTTCGAGGCGCCCGACGAGGATCGCTTCCCCGCCCTGCGTCTGGCGCGGCAGGCGGTGCGGGCGGACGGAGCCGTGCCCGCCATCCTCAATGCAGCCAATGAGGTCGCCGTCGCCGCCTTCCTGGAAGGGGCGATCGGCTTCCTTGATATCGCCGCAATTGTGGAGGATGTAGTGAACCGCTATAGCGTGGCTGTGCCGCGTGGGATCGATGATGTGCTGGCGGCGGACGCCGAAGCGCGCGCGGTCGCAAGGCAGGTGATGGAAAGATTGACGGTTTGA
- the rseP gene encoding RIP metalloprotease RseP: MIQNPGFLLTILAFVAVIGPLVFVHEMGHYLVGRWCGVKADAFSIGFGPELAAWVDRRGTRWRIAAFPLGGYVKFKGDMNAASQTDPKWLELSAAERSESFPAKPLWQRAAIVAAGPAINFLFAILILAAFAVAYGESRTPAIAGQVQPGSAAAAAGIEAGDRIVSLNGREMGTFDDIRLYAQIRPGEPVAILVERDGAQFTRQGQIGAVEEKDGFGNSFRIGRLGIAPGDPVIEPVSLWRAPIVAIDRTGDIVRTMVETLGQIIGGGRSVKELGGPLKIAEVSGQAATLGVESFVFFMALISINLGFINLLPIPMLDGGHLLFYGLEAIQRRPVSPQVQEWAYRSGLALLLTVMMLVTFNDLSSFGLWERLSDLIG, translated from the coding sequence TTGATCCAGAATCCCGGTTTCCTCTTGACCATTCTCGCTTTCGTCGCGGTCATCGGACCCCTCGTCTTCGTGCATGAGATGGGCCATTATCTGGTCGGCCGCTGGTGCGGGGTGAAGGCGGACGCCTTTTCCATCGGCTTCGGGCCGGAACTGGCCGCATGGGTGGACCGCCGTGGCACGCGCTGGCGGATCGCCGCCTTTCCGCTGGGCGGCTATGTGAAGTTCAAGGGCGACATGAACGCCGCCAGCCAGACCGATCCCAAATGGCTGGAATTGTCGGCGGCGGAACGCTCCGAAAGTTTCCCCGCCAAGCCGCTCTGGCAGCGCGCCGCGATCGTCGCTGCGGGCCCTGCGATCAATTTCCTGTTCGCGATCCTGATTCTCGCCGCCTTCGCCGTGGCCTATGGCGAAAGCCGGACGCCCGCCATCGCGGGGCAGGTCCAGCCGGGCAGCGCTGCCGCCGCCGCGGGGATCGAGGCGGGGGACCGCATCGTCTCGCTCAACGGGCGGGAGATGGGGACGTTCGACGACATCCGCCTCTATGCCCAGATCCGCCCCGGCGAGCCGGTGGCCATCCTGGTGGAGCGCGACGGCGCGCAATTCACGCGGCAGGGGCAGATCGGCGCGGTCGAGGAAAAGGACGGCTTCGGCAACAGCTTCCGCATCGGGCGGCTGGGCATCGCGCCCGGCGATCCGGTGATCGAACCGGTCAGCCTGTGGCGCGCGCCCATCGTCGCCATCGACCGGACCGGCGACATCGTGCGGACCATGGTGGAGACGCTGGGCCAGATCATCGGCGGCGGCCGTTCCGTCAAGGAACTGGGCGGGCCGCTCAAGATCGCCGAGGTATCCGGTCAGGCCGCGACGCTGGGCGTGGAGAGCTTCGTCTTCTTCATGGCGCTCATTTCAATTAATTTGGGGTTCATCAATCTGTTGCCAATCCCGATGCTGGATGGCGGCCACCTGCTGTTTTACGGGCTGGAGGCGATACAAAGGCGGCCGGTCAGCCCGCAGGTGCAGGAATGGGCCTATCGATCCGGCCTTGCGCTGCTTTTGACGGTGATGATGCTGGTGACTTTCAACGATTTGTCTTCTTTCGGGCTCTGGGAGCGTCTGTCCGACTTGATCGGTTGA
- the bamA gene encoding outer membrane protein assembly factor BamA produces the protein MMSSNRQRPVVAALLATTMIAGLSAMPAAAQQRAPAPAAAPAAPPAVAPAGTIRSLSVTGQQRLEPDTVLSYTKLRLGEPFTQESLDQALRDLYETELFADVQIRNDNGALTVEVKENPVINRIVLEGNKRLKEDKIRPEIRLAPRQIYTRSKVRADVARIIELYRRQGRFAATVEPKMVQLDQNRVDIVFEISEGPKSKVRQINIIGNEKFSDGELRGQMVTKQSRWFRIFSSGTSYDPDRLAYDQQKLRQFYLTEGYADFRVTSAVAELTPDKQDFIITYVVEEGDRYKFGDVKVESDIRDLSSDSLTRMLPMKKGQWYNAKQVEDTVDTLSETAGLFGYAFADVQPDFQRDKDTLTMGINFRIANAPRVYVERVDINGNTLTQDKVVRREFRLAEGDAFNSFLVKRSKDRINSLGFFQEKLEVEQKPGSAPDRIVLETNVQEKSTGELSLSAGFSSLERFILAASITQRNFRGKGQELRTSVNWSNYSKSIELGFTEPYFMDKNIALGGDIYRRDLNSFRYLNNKDRDTTYEQTTTGFQIRAGVPITEYMSLALRYSLNFDDVTLDKDTFYTDGRCDPIKAGRYLCDAIGKRTTSSVGYSLIYDTRDNRIRPTRGHNVVLSQDFAGLGGSVRYVRSRLNGSKFWPLGGGFIFSISAEGGYIHSLEGERRDDAGNPVDKIRLTDRFFLGEPQIRGFDIRGIGPRVKRYYLTKNEDGEYVRNSGNRNVSDDALGGKVYYMARAEVEIPLGSGAREMGLRPSVFVDAGAVAGLKNPVLVNGNGRFNGYCSVQTGSGDNATTTTQPAAGIGTCGSVAPGSTATYIDGSGFEEVYLGDTLKPRVSVGFGINWNSPFGPFRIDIAKALLKEPGDDTKLITFNVGTQF, from the coding sequence ATGATGAGCAGCAACAGGCAGCGTCCGGTCGTCGCGGCCTTGCTGGCGACGACGATGATCGCGGGGCTGTCCGCCATGCCCGCCGCCGCGCAGCAGCGCGCGCCTGCGCCCGCCGCCGCGCCCGCCGCGCCGCCTGCGGTGGCTCCCGCCGGAACCATCCGCAGCCTGAGCGTGACGGGCCAGCAGCGCCTGGAACCGGACACCGTCCTTTCCTACACCAAGCTGCGCCTCGGCGAGCCCTTCACGCAGGAATCGCTCGATCAGGCGCTACGCGACCTTTATGAGACGGAACTGTTCGCCGATGTGCAGATCCGCAACGACAATGGCGCGCTCACCGTCGAGGTGAAGGAAAATCCGGTCATCAACCGCATCGTCCTGGAAGGCAACAAGCGCCTGAAGGAAGACAAGATCCGCCCGGAAATCCGGCTCGCCCCGCGCCAGATCTACACCCGGTCGAAGGTGCGCGCCGATGTTGCCCGCATCATCGAGCTTTACCGCCGCCAGGGCCGCTTCGCCGCCACCGTCGAACCGAAGATGGTGCAACTCGACCAGAACCGCGTCGACATCGTCTTCGAGATTTCGGAAGGCCCCAAGTCCAAGGTCCGCCAGATCAACATCATCGGCAATGAGAAGTTCAGCGACGGCGAACTGCGCGGCCAGATGGTGACGAAGCAGTCGCGCTGGTTCCGCATCTTCTCGTCCGGGACCAGCTATGATCCGGACCGCCTCGCCTATGACCAGCAGAAGCTGCGCCAGTTCTACCTGACCGAAGGCTATGCCGATTTCCGCGTGACCTCCGCCGTGGCGGAGCTGACGCCCGACAAGCAGGATTTCATCATCACCTATGTGGTGGAGGAAGGCGACCGCTACAAATTCGGCGACGTGAAGGTCGAATCGGACATTCGCGACCTGTCGAGCGATTCGCTGACCCGGATGCTGCCGATGAAGAAGGGGCAGTGGTACAACGCCAAGCAGGTCGAGGATACGGTCGACACGCTGAGCGAGACGGCGGGCCTGTTCGGTTATGCCTTTGCCGACGTGCAGCCGGATTTCCAGCGCGACAAGGACACGCTGACGATGGGGATCAATTTCCGTATCGCCAACGCGCCGCGCGTCTATGTCGAGCGCGTGGACATCAACGGCAACACGCTGACGCAGGACAAGGTCGTCCGCCGCGAATTCCGCCTGGCGGAAGGGGACGCGTTCAACAGCTTCCTCGTCAAGCGTTCGAAGGACCGCATCAATTCGCTGGGCTTCTTCCAGGAAAAGCTGGAGGTCGAACAGAAGCCGGGTTCCGCGCCGGACCGCATCGTGCTGGAAACCAATGTGCAGGAAAAATCGACCGGCGAACTGTCGCTGTCGGCCGGCTTCTCCTCGCTCGAGCGCTTCATCCTCGCGGCTTCGATCACGCAGCGCAACTTCCGCGGCAAGGGACAGGAACTGCGCACCAGCGTCAACTGGTCCAACTATTCCAAGTCGATCGAACTGGGCTTCACAGAGCCCTATTTCATGGACAAGAATATCGCGCTGGGCGGGGACATCTACCGGCGCGATCTGAACAGCTTCCGCTATCTCAACAATAAAGACCGCGACACGACCTACGAACAGACGACCACCGGCTTCCAGATCCGTGCCGGCGTGCCGATCACCGAATATATGTCGCTGGCCCTGCGCTACAGCCTGAATTTCGACGACGTGACGCTGGATAAGGACACTTTCTACACGGACGGCCGGTGTGATCCCATCAAGGCCGGGCGTTACCTGTGCGACGCCATCGGCAAGCGGACGACTTCGTCCGTCGGCTATTCGCTGATCTACGATACCCGCGACAACCGCATCCGGCCCACGCGCGGCCATAATGTCGTGCTGAGCCAGGATTTCGCCGGGCTGGGAGGCAGCGTCCGCTATGTCCGATCGCGATTGAACGGGTCCAAATTCTGGCCGCTGGGCGGAGGGTTCATCTTTTCCATCTCGGCGGAGGGCGGCTACATCCATTCGCTGGAAGGCGAGCGGCGCGACGATGCCGGCAATCCGGTCGACAAGATACGCCTGACTGACCGTTTCTTCCTGGGCGAACCGCAGATTCGCGGCTTCGACATTCGCGGCATCGGCCCGCGCGTGAAGCGTTACTATCTGACCAAGAACGAAGACGGGGAATATGTCCGCAATTCGGGCAACCGCAACGTCAGCGACGACGCGCTGGGCGGCAAGGTCTATTATATGGCGCGGGCGGAGGTGGAGATTCCTCTGGGTTCCGGCGCCCGCGAAATGGGTCTGCGGCCGTCGGTCTTCGTCGATGCCGGCGCGGTCGCCGGTTTGAAGAACCCGGTCCTCGTCAACGGGAATGGCCGCTTCAACGGCTATTGCAGCGTCCAGACGGGCAGCGGCGACAATGCGACGACAACGACGCAGCCCGCCGCTGGCATTGGAACCTGCGGAAGCGTCGCGCCCGGTTCGACCGCGACCTATATCGACGGGTCGGGATTCGAGGAAGTTTATCTGGGCGATACGCTGAAGCCCCGCGTGTCCGTCGGCTTCGGCATCAACTGGAACTCGCCTTTCGGGCCGTTCCGCATCGACATCGCCAAGGCCCTGCTCAAGGAACCAGGGGACGACACCAAACTCATCACCTTCAACGTAGGGACACAATTCTGA
- a CDS encoding OmpH family outer membrane protein — translation MKMITKAAALALVPVSALALSAVPAAAQSKQGIAVADIQRAVATSNAYTAARTQIQTTYKAQIDSFTARKNAIDADLRAKSTALDAALKAAGGKPTPAIQTQYEAAQTAQQNGQAELQRLGEPIALANAYVEEQISAKLSDALKNAMTKSKVDLVLGPDATVSYQPAVDITQAVVTELNALVPSVSITPPAGWRPGGQQQQGQAPAAAAPANPSQQPTSR, via the coding sequence ATGAAAATGATCACCAAGGCCGCCGCGCTCGCGCTTGTGCCCGTTTCCGCCCTCGCGCTTTCCGCCGTGCCCGCCGCAGCCCAGTCGAAGCAGGGCATTGCCGTGGCCGACATCCAGCGCGCCGTTGCGACCAGCAACGCCTACACCGCGGCTCGCACCCAGATCCAGACGACCTACAAGGCGCAGATCGACAGCTTCACCGCGCGCAAGAACGCCATCGACGCTGATCTGCGCGCCAAGAGCACCGCGCTCGACGCGGCGCTCAAGGCGGCGGGCGGCAAGCCCACGCCGGCGATCCAGACCCAGTATGAAGCGGCCCAGACGGCCCAGCAGAACGGCCAGGCCGAATTGCAGCGACTGGGCGAGCCGATCGCGCTCGCGAACGCCTATGTCGAAGAGCAGATTTCGGCGAAGCTGTCCGACGCGCTCAAGAATGCGATGACCAAGTCGAAGGTCGATCTGGTGCTCGGCCCCGACGCCACCGTTTCCTATCAGCCCGCCGTGGACATCACCCAGGCGGTCGTGACGGAACTCAACGCGCTGGTGCCGTCGGTCAGCATCACGCCGCCCGCCGGCTGGCGTCCGGGCGGTCAGCAGCAGCAGGGTCAGGCGCCCGCCGCCGCTGCCCCCGCCAATCCTTCGCAGCAGCCGACCTCGCGCTGA
- the fabZ gene encoding 3-hydroxyacyl-ACP dehydratase FabZ has translation MTDQPEAAATALGPMDVRGVMAALPHRYPMLLVDRVVSLVPGSAIHAVKAVSVNEPFFQGHFPTRPIMPGVLIVEAMAQAAGVLAVETMQLANSGKLVYFMSIDGAKFRSPVEPGCLLDLHVEITQARGAICKFAGKAMIEGKLAAEAHFVAMISDPPKD, from the coding sequence ATGACGGATCAGCCTGAAGCGGCTGCGACCGCCCTTGGCCCCATGGATGTCCGTGGGGTCATGGCGGCCTTGCCGCACCGTTACCCCATGCTGCTCGTGGACCGCGTGGTGTCGCTCGTGCCGGGCAGCGCCATCCATGCGGTGAAGGCGGTCTCGGTCAACGAGCCTTTCTTTCAGGGCCATTTCCCGACGCGTCCGATCATGCCCGGCGTGCTGATCGTGGAGGCAATGGCGCAGGCGGCGGGCGTGCTGGCGGTCGAAACCATGCAGCTCGCCAATTCAGGCAAGCTGGTCTATTTCATGAGCATCGACGGCGCCAAGTTCCGATCGCCGGTGGAGCCGGGCTGCCTGCTCGACCTGCATGTCGAGATCACGCAGGCGCGCGGCGCGATCTGCAAGTTTGCGGGCAAGGCGATGATCGAAGGCAAGCTGGCGGCGGAAGCGCATTTCGTCGCCATGATCTCCGATCCGCCCAAGGATTGA
- the rpmE gene encoding 50S ribosomal protein L31 has protein sequence MKADTHPDYHFITVQMTDGTTFRTRSTWGKEGDTMALDIDPKSHPAWIGGQRQLDQGGQVARFNKRFGGLTLKK, from the coding sequence ATGAAAGCCGATACGCATCCCGATTACCATTTCATCACCGTCCAGATGACCGACGGCACCACCTTCCGCACCCGCTCCACCTGGGGCAAGGAAGGCGACACGATGGCGCTCGACATCGACCCCAAGTCGCATCCGGCGTGGATCGGCGGCCAGCGTCAGCTGGACCAGGGCGGCCAGGTCGCGCGCTTCAACAAGCGTTTCGGCGGCCTGACGCTGAAGAAATAA
- the polA gene encoding DNA polymerase I, which yields MSQNHLYLVDGSGYIFRAYHQLPPLTNQHGQPVGAVYGYTTMLWKLATELGNADGPTHLAVVLDKGSHTFRNDMYDQYKANRPPAPEDLVPQFPMIRDATRAFSLPCIEEDGFEADDIIASYTKAAVAQGWKVTIVSSDKDLMQLIQPGVDMYDTMKNERRGADYVMGKFGVQPDQLGDVLALMGDSVDNVPGIPGIGPKTAAKLITEYGSLDAALEAAPSMKKSKMQENLIAHADMARLSRRLVTLHDAMDLPEPLDDLTLKGIPPEPLQAFLSHHGFKSLLARLGAPAAAVAVAATAAAVSESALPPAPKAEEEPPIDRSLYETVVTEEALDRWIAEATAEGVVAVDTETDMLDCVSCALVGVSLAIGPSKACYIPVGHQGQDMFAERPEQLPKELVLAKLKPLLEDDSILKVGQNLKYDITVLRRHGIEIAPYDDTIVMSFDLDAGQSLAGHGMDEAAKVHLNHSCISFKDVAGTGKKQISFAEVPLDKATEYSAEDADVTLRLWKLFKTRVANEGATRIYELVDRPLVSVIARMEHEGIKVDREALSRLSAEFTAGIAALETEIHELAGQPFAIGSTQQLGAILFDKLGYKGGRKGKSGAYSTDVNILEQLKAQGAEIAGKVLDWRQLSKLKSTYTDALQAQINRDTIRVHTSYSLSGAQTGRLSSTDPNLQNIPIRTEVGRQIRHAFVAEPGHVILAADYSQIELRLAAHMADVPALKDAFARGEDIHAATAQQLFGEVNRDTRSRAKTINFAILYGISRWGLASRLEITADEAQDMISRYYERFPGISIYINETIEKARERGYTETLFGRKTWFPRIRAAIQHERQGAERAAINAPIQGTSADIIKRAMVRMGPALAAERLHDVKMLLQVHDELVFELPEADVERASPIIRRVMERAAEPLVKLSVPLGVEIGHGPSWGAAH from the coding sequence ATGTCTCAGAATCATCTCTATCTGGTCGACGGCAGCGGCTATATCTTCCGCGCCTATCACCAGCTTCCGCCGCTCACCAACCAGCATGGCCAGCCGGTCGGCGCGGTCTATGGTTATACGACGATGCTGTGGAAGCTGGCGACGGAGCTGGGCAATGCGGACGGACCCACGCACCTCGCCGTGGTGCTGGACAAGGGCAGCCACACCTTCCGCAACGACATGTACGATCAGTACAAGGCGAACCGCCCGCCCGCGCCGGAGGATCTGGTCCCCCAATTCCCCATGATCCGCGACGCGACCCGCGCCTTCTCCCTCCCCTGCATCGAGGAGGACGGGTTCGAGGCAGACGACATCATCGCCAGCTATACCAAGGCGGCCGTAGCGCAGGGCTGGAAAGTCACCATCGTCAGTTCCGACAAGGATCTGATGCAACTCATCCAGCCCGGCGTCGACATGTACGACACGATGAAGAACGAGCGGCGCGGCGCGGACTATGTGATGGGGAAGTTCGGCGTCCAGCCGGACCAACTGGGCGACGTGCTCGCGCTGATGGGCGACAGCGTGGACAATGTGCCCGGCATTCCCGGCATCGGCCCCAAGACGGCGGCGAAGCTCATCACCGAATATGGCTCGCTCGACGCCGCGCTGGAAGCCGCGCCGTCGATGAAGAAGTCGAAGATGCAGGAGAACCTGATCGCCCATGCCGACATGGCGCGGCTGTCGCGCAGGCTGGTGACGCTGCATGACGCGATGGACCTGCCCGAGCCGCTCGACGACCTGACGCTCAAGGGTATTCCGCCCGAGCCCTTGCAAGCATTCCTGTCGCATCACGGCTTCAAGTCGCTGCTCGCCCGGCTGGGCGCGCCCGCAGCCGCCGTGGCGGTCGCCGCGACTGCGGCCGCCGTCAGCGAATCCGCATTGCCTCCCGCTCCCAAGGCGGAGGAGGAACCGCCCATCGACCGTAGCCTCTACGAAACGGTGGTGACGGAGGAAGCGCTGGACCGCTGGATCGCGGAGGCGACGGCGGAAGGCGTGGTCGCGGTCGACACCGAAACCGACATGCTCGACTGCGTATCCTGCGCGCTGGTGGGCGTCAGCCTCGCCATCGGGCCCTCCAAAGCCTGCTACATCCCGGTCGGCCATCAGGGGCAGGACATGTTCGCCGAGCGCCCGGAACAGTTGCCCAAGGAGCTGGTTCTCGCGAAACTCAAGCCGCTGCTGGAGGACGACAGCATCCTCAAGGTCGGCCAGAACCTTAAATATGACATCACTGTCCTGCGCCGCCACGGGATCGAGATCGCGCCCTATGACGACACCATCGTCATGAGCTTCGACCTCGACGCCGGGCAGAGCCTTGCCGGACATGGCATGGACGAGGCAGCGAAGGTGCACCTCAATCATAGCTGCATCAGTTTCAAGGACGTGGCGGGCACCGGCAAGAAGCAGATCAGCTTCGCCGAAGTGCCGCTCGACAAGGCGACCGAATATTCCGCCGAGGACGCGGACGTCACCCTGCGCCTGTGGAAGCTGTTCAAGACCCGCGTCGCCAATGAAGGCGCGACCCGCATCTACGAACTGGTCGACCGCCCGCTCGTTTCCGTGATCGCGCGGATGGAGCATGAGGGAATCAAGGTGGACCGCGAGGCGCTGTCCCGCCTTTCCGCCGAATTCACCGCCGGGATCGCGGCGCTGGAGACGGAAATCCATGAACTGGCGGGTCAACCCTTCGCTATCGGATCGACGCAGCAACTGGGCGCGATCCTGTTCGACAAGCTGGGCTACAAGGGCGGGCGCAAGGGCAAGTCGGGAGCCTATTCGACGGATGTCAACATCCTGGAACAATTGAAGGCCCAAGGCGCGGAGATCGCGGGCAAGGTGCTGGACTGGCGGCAGCTTTCCAAGCTCAAGTCCACCTATACCGACGCGCTTCAGGCGCAGATCAACAGGGATACGATCCGCGTCCACACCAGCTATTCGCTGTCGGGCGCGCAGACGGGCCGCCTGTCATCGACCGACCCCAATCTCCAGAACATCCCAATCCGTACCGAGGTCGGCCGCCAGATCCGCCATGCCTTCGTCGCGGAGCCGGGCCATGTCATCCTGGCGGCGGACTATAGCCAGATCGAACTGCGCCTCGCCGCGCATATGGCGGACGTGCCCGCGCTGAAAGACGCCTTCGCGCGCGGCGAGGACATCCATGCCGCCACCGCGCAGCAGCTTTTCGGGGAAGTCAACCGCGACACGCGCAGCCGCGCCAAGACGATCAACTTCGCGATCCTCTACGGCATTTCGCGCTGGGGCCTCGCCTCGCGGCTGGAGATCACGGCGGACGAGGCGCAGGACATGATATCCCGCTATTATGAACGCTTTCCCGGCATCAGCATCTATATCAACGAGACGATCGAGAAGGCCCGCGAGCGCGGCTATACCGAAACGCTCTTCGGCCGGAAGACATGGTTCCCCCGCATCCGCGCCGCGATCCAGCATGAACGGCAGGGTGCGGAGCGCGCCGCGATCAACGCGCCGATCCAGGGCACCAGCGCCGACATCATCAAGCGCGCCATGGTCCGCATGGGACCGGCTCTCGCCGCCGAGAGGCTGCATGACGTGAAGATGCTGCTCCAGGTCCATGACGAACTGGTGTTCGAACTGCCCGAAGCCGATGTGGAGCGCGCCAGCCCCATCATCCGCCGCGTGATGGAACGTGCCGCCGAACCGCTGGTGAAACTCTCCGTGCCGCTGGGCGTCGAGATCGGCCATGGCCCGAGTTGGGGCGCGGCGCACTGA
- the arsC gene encoding arsenate reductase (glutaredoxin) (This arsenate reductase requires both glutathione and glutaredoxin to convert arsenate to arsenite, after which the efflux transporter formed by ArsA and ArsB can extrude the arsenite from the cell, providing resistance.), with product MKATIWHNPRCSKSRQALAILEEKPGLAIEIVEYLKTPPSRAEIEAILKKAGVAPSEAIRKGEGVVKEIGLDTTDDAAVLDAMAKHPILIERPIVITEKGAVIARPPEKANDLL from the coding sequence ATGAAGGCGACCATCTGGCATAACCCCCGCTGCTCCAAATCGCGGCAGGCGCTGGCGATATTGGAGGAAAAGCCGGGCCTTGCGATCGAGATCGTCGAATATCTCAAGACGCCGCCATCGCGCGCGGAGATCGAGGCCATCCTGAAAAAGGCAGGCGTCGCGCCTTCCGAGGCCATCCGCAAAGGTGAGGGCGTCGTCAAGGAGATCGGCCTCGACACCACCGATGACGCCGCCGTGCTGGACGCCATGGCGAAGCATCCGATCCTGATCGAACGGCCCATCGTCATCACGGAAAAAGGCGCGGTCATCGCCCGCCCTCCGGAAAAGGCGAACGACCTGCTCTGA